A genomic stretch from Lathyrus oleraceus cultivar Zhongwan6 chromosome 2, CAAS_Psat_ZW6_1.0, whole genome shotgun sequence includes:
- the LOC127121098 gene encoding receptor-like protein EIX2, which produces MGSLLELKVLMLRNNTFTGKLPVSLKNCIELIMLDVGSNRFSGPIPYWLGQQLQVLSLRKNRFSGSLPESLCYLTNIQLLDLSGNNLSGRIPKCIKNFSAMSQDVSSTITTESVLYYTVTYRENFEGFDIIALLMWKGAEQQFKNNKLILRSIDLSSNQLIGDIPEEIQNLIELVSLNLSSNHLTGKITSEIGRLTSLEFLDLSRNHLFGSITSSLARIDRLSMLNLSDNNLSGRIPIGTQLQSFDASSYEGNVGLCGKPLDRKCPGDEEAAHEKPETIEESGPEDKKSIYLSAALGFITGFWALWGSLFLMRTWRHKYVLFLNNIVDTIMRLWR; this is translated from the coding sequence ATGGGATCATTACTTGAACTTAAGGTATTGATGTTGCGTAACAATACTTTTACCGGAAAGTTACCCGTCTCCTTGAAAAATTGCATTGAACTGATCATGCTTGATGTTGGAAGTAATAGATTCTCAGGACCAATACCGTATTGGTTAGGACAGCAATTGCAAGTGTTAAGCTTACGAAAGAACCGATTCTCTGGAAGTCTTCCAGAGAGTCTTTGTTACTTAACAAACATTCAGTTGTTGGATCTCTCAGGAAACAATCTATCAGGACGAATTCCCAAATGCATAAAGAATTTTTCTGCAATGTCTCAAGATGTTTCCTCAACTATTACCACAGAATCCGTTTTATATTACACAGTTACCTATAGAGAGAACTTTGAAGGCTTTGATATTATTGCATTGTTGATGTGGAAAGGCGCAgaacaacaattcaagaataaTAAGCTCATTTTGAGGAGTATTGATCTTTCAAGCAATCAACTGATTGGAGACATTCCAGAAGAAATACAAAACTTGATAGAATTAGTGTCGTTGAATTTATCAAGCAACCATTTGACCGGAAAAATCACTTCAGAGATTGGAAGGTTAACATCACTTGAATTTCTTGACTTGTCGAGAAACCATTTATTTGGCTCAATTACTTCTTCTCTAGCTCGAATTGATCGCCTCTCCATGTTAAATCTATCTGATAACAATCTATCAGGAAGAATTCCAATAGGCACGCAGTTACAAAGTTTCGACGCATCGAGTTATGAAGGGAATGTCGGTCTCTGTGGGAAGCCGCTTGATAGAAAATGTCCAGGAGACGAAGAAGCCGCACatgagaaaccagaaacaatTGAAGAGAGTGGTCCAGAAGATAAAAAATCAATTTATTTGAGTGCGGCATTGGGATTTATCACAGGATTTTGGGCACTGTGGGGATCTTTGTTTCTCATGAGGACTTGGAGACATAAATATGTCTTGTTCTTGAACAACATAGTTGACACAATTATGCGTTTATGGCGCTGA